A genomic region of Dreissena polymorpha isolate Duluth1 chromosome 4, UMN_Dpol_1.0, whole genome shotgun sequence contains the following coding sequences:
- the LOC127876197 gene encoding uncharacterized protein LOC127876197 isoform X8: MAAGNGDVSRAFERLDPKHIGANFNEWVKPVANFDGCDQAWIKSLKESELIGDIDFGSKPWARSREAVDYVMKELQNAMRAEAAKYERLRIESYIRQGSSRDALKVIWPNEYDSVIQFQIEGLKLVSKPVTKSSVVIPGFCFFEIDDKWENLEKTFPKLCQKSVFVKSNGKLFLSSKNLHEKILTSIVDAASLNVEKKIRDNKEVEFSITRKKNPPAINITIHLNEEAHNQLMVAGKLRKAEDGTGEIDLDIVPAMKLREDTTTTYQGTRLGCPIHAVCKWVEGDMNQMLEFVSETEKTLVWHINSSGYEKHTLDVIRTTARGQYILTALRIMKTYFVRAKTLAKDKKQSPPQLVTVLKSYHLKQIALYEVMFTCHLRPTVALNNTYDALLYFISLLEAALDAKHLPHFYYSNPLVTQMYPGYEPPVGPKYDLFRKCPADALLQAKKVLQNQLITALRLVRTENKDMTKLVNEFKDKILSGKYF; this comes from the exons ATGGCGGCGGGCAATGGTGACGTATCCAGAGCATTTGAGCGG TTAGATCCCAAACATATTGGCGCCAACTTCAACGAATGGGTTAAGCCAGTAGCCAACTTCGACGGATGCGATCAAGCTTGGATTAAGAGTTTAAAGGAATCCGAGTTGATAG GTGACATAGATTTCGGGTCAAAGCCGTGGGCACGCTCTCGAGAGGCCGTTGATTACGTCATGAAAGAGCTCCAGAACGCGATGCGCGCGGAGGCCGCCAAGTATGAGCGTCTTAGGATCGAGTCTTACATCCGGCAAGGAAGCTCTCGGGACGCACTCAAGGTCATTTGGCCGAACGAGTACGATTCCGTCATTCAGTTTCAAATAGAAGGCTTGAAGCTAGTGTCCAAGCCGGTGACGAAATCCTCTGTTGTAATCCCCGGGTTTTGTTTCTTCGAGATCGACGACAAATGGGAAAACTTGGAGAAAACCTTTCCGAAGCTTTGCCAAAAAAGCGTGTTCGTAAAGTCGAATGGGAAGTTGTTCCTTAGCTCGAAGAACCTTCACGAGAAGATACTGACTTCAATCGTGGATGCGGCGAGCCTAAATGTTGAAAAGAAGATACGAGACAACAAAGAGGTTGAGTTTAGCATCACCAGAAAAAAGAATCCGCCGGCTATAAACATCACTATTCATCTCAATGAAGAGGCTCATAACCAACTTATGGTGGCAGGTAAGCTTAGAAAAGCGGAAGACGGAACAGGCGAGATTGACCTGGATATAGTTCCTGCTATGAAATTGCGGGAGGACACAACAACGACGTACCAAGGTACCCGCCTCGGTTGCCCCATCCACGCGGTCTGCAAATGGGTGGAGGGAGACATGAACCAAATGCTAGAATTCGTCTCTGAGACAGAGAAAACCCTGGTGTGGCATATCAACTCCTCGGGCTACGAGAAACACACGCTGGATGTTATCAGGACCACTGCAAGAGGGCAGTACATTCTGACAGCTTTGCGCATTATGAAGACGTACTTCGTAAGAGCTAAGACGCTAGCCAAGGATAAAAAACAGTCGCCACCCCAACTTGTAACCGTGCTGAAATCGTACCACTTGAAACAGATCGCGCTGTACGAAGTCATGTTCACATGTCACTTGCGCCCGACCGTTGCCCTTAACAACACATACGACGCTCTGCTGTACTTCATAAGTCTGCTGGAAGCGGCCCTGGACGCTAAGCACTTGCCCCATTTCTATTACTCCAACCCGCTGGTTACCCAGATGTACCCCGGCTACGAGCCGCCTGTTGGCCCAAAGTATGACCTGTTCCGGAAGTGCCCGGCTGACGCTCTGCTTCAGGCAAAGAAAGTCCTTCAGAATCAGCTGATCACCGCCTTACGCCTCGTTCGCACGGAAAACAAAGACATGACCAAGTTGGTCAACGAGTTTAAAGATAAAATCTTGTCCGGGAAATACTTCTGA
- the LOC127876197 gene encoding uncharacterized protein LOC127876197 isoform X6 produces the protein MGAFWGVPTNTEDTRVVTTIIADGNGDVSSAFERMSLDPKHIGANFNEWVKPVANFDGCDQAWIKSLKESELIGDIDFGSKPWARSREAVDYVMKELQNAMRAEAAKYERLRIESYIRQGSSRDALKVIWPNEYDSVIQFQIEGLKLVSKPVTKSSVVIPGFCFFEIDDKWENLEKTFPKLCQKSVFVKSNGKLFLSSKNLHEKILTSIVDAASLNVEKKIRDNKEVEFSITRKKNPPAINITIHLNEEAHNQLMVAGKLRKAEDGTGEIDLDIVPAMKLREDTTTTYQGTRLGCPIHAVCKWVEGDMNQMLEFVSETEKTLVWHINSSGYEKHTLDVIRTTARGQYILTALRIMKTYFVRAKTLAKDKKQSPPQLVTVLKSYHLKQIALYEVMFTCHLRPTVALNNTYDALLYFISLLEAALDAKHLPHFYYSNPLVTQMYPGYEPPVGPKYDLFRKCPADALLQAKKVLQNQLITALRLVRTENKDMTKLVNEFKDKILSGKYF, from the exons TTAGATCCCAAACATATTGGCGCCAACTTCAACGAATGGGTTAAGCCAGTAGCCAACTTCGACGGATGCGATCAAGCTTGGATTAAGAGTTTAAAGGAATCCGAGTTGATAG GTGACATAGATTTCGGGTCAAAGCCGTGGGCACGCTCTCGAGAGGCCGTTGATTACGTCATGAAAGAGCTCCAGAACGCGATGCGCGCGGAGGCCGCCAAGTATGAGCGTCTTAGGATCGAGTCTTACATCCGGCAAGGAAGCTCTCGGGACGCACTCAAGGTCATTTGGCCGAACGAGTACGATTCCGTCATTCAGTTTCAAATAGAAGGCTTGAAGCTAGTGTCCAAGCCGGTGACGAAATCCTCTGTTGTAATCCCCGGGTTTTGTTTCTTCGAGATCGACGACAAATGGGAAAACTTGGAGAAAACCTTTCCGAAGCTTTGCCAAAAAAGCGTGTTCGTAAAGTCGAATGGGAAGTTGTTCCTTAGCTCGAAGAACCTTCACGAGAAGATACTGACTTCAATCGTGGATGCGGCGAGCCTAAATGTTGAAAAGAAGATACGAGACAACAAAGAGGTTGAGTTTAGCATCACCAGAAAAAAGAATCCGCCGGCTATAAACATCACTATTCATCTCAATGAAGAGGCTCATAACCAACTTATGGTGGCAGGTAAGCTTAGAAAAGCGGAAGACGGAACAGGCGAGATTGACCTGGATATAGTTCCTGCTATGAAATTGCGGGAGGACACAACAACGACGTACCAAGGTACCCGCCTCGGTTGCCCCATCCACGCGGTCTGCAAATGGGTGGAGGGAGACATGAACCAAATGCTAGAATTCGTCTCTGAGACAGAGAAAACCCTGGTGTGGCATATCAACTCCTCGGGCTACGAGAAACACACGCTGGATGTTATCAGGACCACTGCAAGAGGGCAGTACATTCTGACAGCTTTGCGCATTATGAAGACGTACTTCGTAAGAGCTAAGACGCTAGCCAAGGATAAAAAACAGTCGCCACCCCAACTTGTAACCGTGCTGAAATCGTACCACTTGAAACAGATCGCGCTGTACGAAGTCATGTTCACATGTCACTTGCGCCCGACCGTTGCCCTTAACAACACATACGACGCTCTGCTGTACTTCATAAGTCTGCTGGAAGCGGCCCTGGACGCTAAGCACTTGCCCCATTTCTATTACTCCAACCCGCTGGTTACCCAGATGTACCCCGGCTACGAGCCGCCTGTTGGCCCAAAGTATGACCTGTTCCGGAAGTGCCCGGCTGACGCTCTGCTTCAGGCAAAGAAAGTCCTTCAGAATCAGCTGATCACCGCCTTACGCCTCGTTCGCACGGAAAACAAAGACATGACCAAGTTGGTCAACGAGTTTAAAGATAAAATCTTGTCCGGGAAATACTTCTGA
- the LOC127876197 gene encoding uncharacterized protein LOC127876197 isoform X7, which translates to MAAGNGDVSRAFERVSLDPKHIGANFNEWVKPVANFDGCDQAWIKSLKESELIGDIDFGSKPWARSREAVDYVMKELQNAMRAEAAKYERLRIESYIRQGSSRDALKVIWPNEYDSVIQFQIEGLKLVSKPVTKSSVVIPGFCFFEIDDKWENLEKTFPKLCQKSVFVKSNGKLFLSSKNLHEKILTSIVDAASLNVEKKIRDNKEVEFSITRKKNPPAINITIHLNEEAHNQLMVAGKLRKAEDGTGEIDLDIVPAMKLREDTTTTYQGTRLGCPIHAVCKWVEGDMNQMLEFVSETEKTLVWHINSSGYEKHTLDVIRTTARGQYILTALRIMKTYFVRAKTLAKDKKQSPPQLVTVLKSYHLKQIALYEVMFTCHLRPTVALNNTYDALLYFISLLEAALDAKHLPHFYYSNPLVTQMYPGYEPPVGPKYDLFRKCPADALLQAKKVLQNQLITALRLVRTENKDMTKLVNEFKDKILSGKYF; encoded by the exons ATGGCGGCGGGCAATGGTGACGTATCCAGAGCATTTGAGCGGGTGAGC TTAGATCCCAAACATATTGGCGCCAACTTCAACGAATGGGTTAAGCCAGTAGCCAACTTCGACGGATGCGATCAAGCTTGGATTAAGAGTTTAAAGGAATCCGAGTTGATAG GTGACATAGATTTCGGGTCAAAGCCGTGGGCACGCTCTCGAGAGGCCGTTGATTACGTCATGAAAGAGCTCCAGAACGCGATGCGCGCGGAGGCCGCCAAGTATGAGCGTCTTAGGATCGAGTCTTACATCCGGCAAGGAAGCTCTCGGGACGCACTCAAGGTCATTTGGCCGAACGAGTACGATTCCGTCATTCAGTTTCAAATAGAAGGCTTGAAGCTAGTGTCCAAGCCGGTGACGAAATCCTCTGTTGTAATCCCCGGGTTTTGTTTCTTCGAGATCGACGACAAATGGGAAAACTTGGAGAAAACCTTTCCGAAGCTTTGCCAAAAAAGCGTGTTCGTAAAGTCGAATGGGAAGTTGTTCCTTAGCTCGAAGAACCTTCACGAGAAGATACTGACTTCAATCGTGGATGCGGCGAGCCTAAATGTTGAAAAGAAGATACGAGACAACAAAGAGGTTGAGTTTAGCATCACCAGAAAAAAGAATCCGCCGGCTATAAACATCACTATTCATCTCAATGAAGAGGCTCATAACCAACTTATGGTGGCAGGTAAGCTTAGAAAAGCGGAAGACGGAACAGGCGAGATTGACCTGGATATAGTTCCTGCTATGAAATTGCGGGAGGACACAACAACGACGTACCAAGGTACCCGCCTCGGTTGCCCCATCCACGCGGTCTGCAAATGGGTGGAGGGAGACATGAACCAAATGCTAGAATTCGTCTCTGAGACAGAGAAAACCCTGGTGTGGCATATCAACTCCTCGGGCTACGAGAAACACACGCTGGATGTTATCAGGACCACTGCAAGAGGGCAGTACATTCTGACAGCTTTGCGCATTATGAAGACGTACTTCGTAAGAGCTAAGACGCTAGCCAAGGATAAAAAACAGTCGCCACCCCAACTTGTAACCGTGCTGAAATCGTACCACTTGAAACAGATCGCGCTGTACGAAGTCATGTTCACATGTCACTTGCGCCCGACCGTTGCCCTTAACAACACATACGACGCTCTGCTGTACTTCATAAGTCTGCTGGAAGCGGCCCTGGACGCTAAGCACTTGCCCCATTTCTATTACTCCAACCCGCTGGTTACCCAGATGTACCCCGGCTACGAGCCGCCTGTTGGCCCAAAGTATGACCTGTTCCGGAAGTGCCCGGCTGACGCTCTGCTTCAGGCAAAGAAAGTCCTTCAGAATCAGCTGATCACCGCCTTACGCCTCGTTCGCACGGAAAACAAAGACATGACCAAGTTGGTCAACGAGTTTAAAGATAAAATCTTGTCCGGGAAATACTTCTGA